In Castor canadensis chromosome 11, mCasCan1.hap1v2, whole genome shotgun sequence, a single genomic region encodes these proteins:
- the LOC109680875 gene encoding putative olfactory receptor 3A4, which yields MDIGALGNDSFVTNFVLLGLTKTPVLQSIIFVIFLLAYEATIGGNFSIVAAIFIEPKLHTPMYFFLGNLSLLDVGCISVTVPAMLQHFISKDKSIPYRACLSQLFFFHLLAGTDYFLLTVMAYDRYLAICQPLTYSTHMGWGIQKALVGMSCVFSFSNALTQTIAISTLKFCGPNVINHFYCDLPQLFQLSCSSTQLNEQLLCVAAAFMGVAPLVLITVSYAHVVAAVLRIHSAEGRKKAFSTCTSHLTVVGIFYGTGVFNYMRLGSVEASDKDKGIGIFNTVISPMLNLLIYSLRNPDVQGALWRVLISRLAPK from the coding sequence ATGGATATCGGAGCCTTAGGAAATGATTCATTTGTGACAAACTTTGTCCTGTTGGGTCTAACCAAGACTCCAGTTCTTCAGTCCATCATCTTTgtcatctttcttcttgcttatGAAGCTACCATTGGTGGCAATTTCAGCATTGTGGCTGCCATTTTTATTGAACCTAAActccacactcccatgtacttcttcctgggAAACTTATCTCTACTGGATGTTGGATGTATCAGTGTCACTGTCCCTGCCATGTTGCAGCATTTCATATCTAAAGACAAAAGCATTCCCTATAGGGCCTGCCTTTCACAGCTCTTCTTCTTCCATCTTCTGGCTGGGACAGATTACTTCCTGCTGACTGTCATGGCTTATGACCGCTATCTGGCCATCTGCCAACCCCTCACATATAGCACCCACATGGGTTGGGGAATCCAGAAAGCCTTGGTGGGCATGTCATGTGTTTTTTCCTTCAGTAACGCATTGACACAAACTATTGCCATATCTACTCTTAAATTCTGTGGCCCCAATGTGATCAATCACTTCTACTGTGACCTTCCCCAGCTCTTCCAGCTCTCTTGCTCCAGCACACAACTAAATGAGCAGCTGCTCTGTGTAGCAGCAGCATTCATGGGTGTGGCCCCCTTAGTCCTTATCACTGTGTCCTATGCTCATGTGGTAGCTGCTGTGCTGAGAATCCATTCTGCTGAGGGCAGGAAAAAGGCCTTCTCCACATGTACCTCCCACCTCACTGTGGTAGGCATCTTCTATGGAACAGGAGTCTTCAACTACATGAGGCTGGGTTCAGTGGAGGCCTCAGACAAAGACAAGGGCATTGGCATCTTCAACACTGTCATCAGCCCCATGCTGAACCTACTCATCTACAGCCTTAGGAATCCTGATGTTCAGGGTGCTCTATGGAGGGTACTCATCAGCAGGTTAGCTCCCAAGTGA